Proteins co-encoded in one Neodiprion lecontei isolate iyNeoLeco1 chromosome 3, iyNeoLeco1.1, whole genome shotgun sequence genomic window:
- the LOC124293672 gene encoding uncharacterized protein LOC124293672 isoform X3 — translation MNNIIEKRRRTRDRVRRHRFVHQNTIVPQNHPLNDDSDSDINSETECVSDQENSNRSEEDVSEGGISEQLLEHSQSEIDEENGDSGDGSQIDHEESVSSASVIDENSDIGSSINEATDDSLNERNEAEEIRKWAIKEHLSHSQLDGLLVILRRRLLPELPKTAKTFLRTSAVAYDIQDMEDYDGNMGQFVYFGIAERLRACVNEEVHIGNEILIQVNVDGLPLFKSSNTQLWPILCKVVHEPDIYEPVPVAIYAGSTKPKRVDEFLDEFIEEMNQLSANGSYWILCV, via the exons ATGAATAacataattgaaaaacgaCGACGAACACGCGACCGTGTGCGAAGGCATCGTTTCGTTCATCAAAACACTATTGTGCCACAGAACCATCCGCTAAATGATGACAGTGACTCTGACATCAACTCCGAAACTGAAT GTGTCAGTGATCAAGAAAATAGTAATAGGTCTGAAGAAGATGTATCCGAGGGTGGTATTTCTGAACAATTACTTGAACATAGCCAAAGTGAGATCGACGAAGAGAATGGTGACTCAGGTGACGGTTCTCAGATAGACCACGAAGAAAGTGTATCATCAGCCAGTGTCATTGATGAAAACAGTGATATCGGCTCATCTATAAATGAAGCGACTGACGATAGTTTGAATGAACGAAATGAAGCTgaggaaattcgaaaatggGCAATAAAAGAACACCTTAGTCATTCTCAATTGGATGGGCTTTTGGTGATTTTGAGGAGAAGATTGCTGCCTGAACTTCCAAAGACAGCAAAAACATTTCTACGTACATCGGCAGTGGCCTATGATATACAAGACATGGAAGATTATGATGGAAATATGGGACAATTCGTGTACTTTGGTATTGCTGAAAGGCTTCGAGCCTGTGTCAATGAAGAAGTGCACATaggtaatgaaattttgatccAAGTTAATGTCGACGGACTGCCTCTCTTTAAATCAAGTAACACTCAACTGTGGCCCATTTTGTGTAAAGTTGTCCACGAACCAGACATATACGAGCCGGTGCCTGTAGCTATATACGCAGGTTCTACAAAACCAAAAAGAGTTGATGAGTTCTTGGATGAGTTCATTGAGGAAATGAACCAACTATCAGCGAATG GGTCATACTGGATATTATGCGTGTGA
- the LOC124293672 gene encoding uncharacterized protein LOC124293672 isoform X1, with the protein MNNIIEKRRRTRDRVRRHRFVHQNTIVPQNHPLNDDSDSDINSETECVSDQENSNRSEEDVSEGGISEQLLEHSQSEIDEENGDSGDGSQIDHEESVSSASVIDENSDIGSSINEATDDSLNERNEAEEIRKWAIKEHLSHSQLDGLLVILRRRLLPELPKTAKTFLRTSAVAYDIQDMEDYDGNMGQFVYFGIAERLRACVNEEVHIGNEILIQVNVDGLPLFKSSNTQLWPILCKVVHEPDIYEPVPVAIYAGSTKPKRVDEFLDEFIEEMNQLSANGIDINGRLFQVKIQSFICDTPARSFLKCVKGHTGYYACERCTVRGCRPGRSTVFPDADCPERSAEDFNRQRQREHHNSVSPLLRLRPAVNLVLLFILDFLHLACHGVMKKLLKDFWLLGNLHLRLGRRSRIELSRRMEYLKILVTSEFQRKPRSVAFIAKWKATEFRFFLLYCGVVVLKGILNNRLYKHFLLFHAACRILCCEDLALRYNRFAKKYLRSFFLVMRQYYGPDSQIMNLHNLIHMADDAKNMKCSLTKITTFPFENALGHIKKLVHSPNRPLAQICRRLNEKFSIKNHKATLPQYVEILKENSDIPNCRMNHKAISKLKFKGKYILSVKAPDNVVLLKNGTILEINLMSYPDDNLEDVTIIGKKWKIKESLYMYPCDSRVLEEWVLEDRSSATTITCPIDQIKRKMIILRLPGREKTYGISLLH; encoded by the exons ATGAATAacataattgaaaaacgaCGACGAACACGCGACCGTGTGCGAAGGCATCGTTTCGTTCATCAAAACACTATTGTGCCACAGAACCATCCGCTAAATGATGACAGTGACTCTGACATCAACTCCGAAACTGAAT GTGTCAGTGATCAAGAAAATAGTAATAGGTCTGAAGAAGATGTATCCGAGGGTGGTATTTCTGAACAATTACTTGAACATAGCCAAAGTGAGATCGACGAAGAGAATGGTGACTCAGGTGACGGTTCTCAGATAGACCACGAAGAAAGTGTATCATCAGCCAGTGTCATTGATGAAAACAGTGATATCGGCTCATCTATAAATGAAGCGACTGACGATAGTTTGAATGAACGAAATGAAGCTgaggaaattcgaaaatggGCAATAAAAGAACACCTTAGTCATTCTCAATTGGATGGGCTTTTGGTGATTTTGAGGAGAAGATTGCTGCCTGAACTTCCAAAGACAGCAAAAACATTTCTACGTACATCGGCAGTGGCCTATGATATACAAGACATGGAAGATTATGATGGAAATATGGGACAATTCGTGTACTTTGGTATTGCTGAAAGGCTTCGAGCCTGTGTCAATGAAGAAGTGCACATaggtaatgaaattttgatccAAGTTAATGTCGACGGACTGCCTCTCTTTAAATCAAGTAACACTCAACTGTGGCCCATTTTGTGTAAAGTTGTCCACGAACCAGACATATACGAGCCGGTGCCTGTAGCTATATACGCAGGTTCTACAAAACCAAAAAGAGTTGATGAGTTCTTGGATGAGTTCATTGAGGAAATGAACCAACTATCAGCGAATGGTATTGACATTAATGGCAGACTGtttcaagtaaaaattcaaagtttcaTATGTGATACGCCAGCTAGGTCTTTCCTCAAATGTGTTAAGGGTCATACTGGATATTATGCGTGTGAAAGGTGTACCGTGAGAGGATGCAGACCTGGCAGATCTACTGTATTTCCTGATGCGGATTGTCCTGAACGAAGTGCTGAGGACTTTAATAGACAAAGGCAGCGAGAGCATCACAATAGTGTTTCGCCATTGCTACGTTTAAGACCTGCAGTAAACTTGGTCTTGTTATTTATTCTCGATTTCTTGCACTTAGCTTGTCATGGTGTGATGaagaaacttttgaaagaCTTTTGGCTTTTAGGCAATCTCCATCTCAGACTAGGCCGCAGAAGTCGAATCGAACTGTCTCGCAGAATggagtatttaaaaattctggtAACTTCTGAATTTCAACGTAAACCACGGTCCGTAGCGTTTATAGCAAAGTGGAAGGCCACCGAGTTtagattttttctattatattgtGGAGTTGTAGTCTTGAAGGGTATTTTGAACAATAGACtatataaacattttttattatttcatgcGGCATGCAGAATTTTATGCTGCGAAGATCTAGCCCTCAGGTACAACAGGTTTGCAAAGAAGTATCTCAGAAGTTTTTTCTTAGTTATGCGCCAATATTATGGCCCAGATTCGCAAATCATGAACCTTCATAACTTAATTCATATGGCCGATGATGCTAAGAACATGAAGTGCTCCCTTACAAAGATAACTACATTTCCTTTTGAAAATGCACTCGGTCACATAAAAAAGTTAGTCCATTCGCCAAATCGACCATTGGCTCAAATCTGTCGCCGCTTGAATgagaaattttcgataaaaaatcataaagcAACTCTACCCCAGTATGTAGAGATACTCAAGGAGAATAGTGATATCCCAAATTGTAGGATGAATCACAAAGCGATATCGAAACTGAAATTCAAAGGGAAATATATACTTTCGGTCAAGGCTCCCGATAATGTAGTTCTTCTTAAAAATGGCACTATTCTCGAAATAAATCTTATGTCGTACCCTGATGACAATCTAGAAGACGTGacaattattggaaaaaaatggaaaatcaaAGAGTCGCTGTATATGTATCCGTGTGATTCGAGAGTGCTGGAAGAATGGGTGCTTGAAGACAGATCATCTGCAACTACAATTACGTGCCCTATTGATCAAATCAAACgcaaaatgataatattacgTTTGCCTGGAAGAGAGAAAACATATGGAATATCTCTATTACATTAA
- the LOC124293672 gene encoding uncharacterized protein LOC124293672 isoform X2, whose protein sequence is MNNIIEKRRRTRDRVRRHRFVHQNTIVPQNHPLNDDSDSDINSETECVSDQENSNRSEEDVSEGGISEQLLEHSQSEIDEENGDSGDGSQIDHEESVSSASVIDENSDIGSSINEATDDSLNERNEAEEIRKWAIKEHLSHSQLDGLLVILRRRLLPELPKTAKTFLRTSAVAYDIQDMEDYDGNMGQFVYFGIAERLRACVNEEVHIVVHEPDIYEPVPVAIYAGSTKPKRVDEFLDEFIEEMNQLSANGIDINGRLFQVKIQSFICDTPARSFLKCVKGHTGYYACERCTVRGCRPGRSTVFPDADCPERSAEDFNRQRQREHHNSVSPLLRLRPAVNLVLLFILDFLHLACHGVMKKLLKDFWLLGNLHLRLGRRSRIELSRRMEYLKILVTSEFQRKPRSVAFIAKWKATEFRFFLLYCGVVVLKGILNNRLYKHFLLFHAACRILCCEDLALRYNRFAKKYLRSFFLVMRQYYGPDSQIMNLHNLIHMADDAKNMKCSLTKITTFPFENALGHIKKLVHSPNRPLAQICRRLNEKFSIKNHKATLPQYVEILKENSDIPNCRMNHKAISKLKFKGKYILSVKAPDNVVLLKNGTILEINLMSYPDDNLEDVTIIGKKWKIKESLYMYPCDSRVLEEWVLEDRSSATTITCPIDQIKRKMIILRLPGREKTYGISLLH, encoded by the exons ATGAATAacataattgaaaaacgaCGACGAACACGCGACCGTGTGCGAAGGCATCGTTTCGTTCATCAAAACACTATTGTGCCACAGAACCATCCGCTAAATGATGACAGTGACTCTGACATCAACTCCGAAACTGAAT GTGTCAGTGATCAAGAAAATAGTAATAGGTCTGAAGAAGATGTATCCGAGGGTGGTATTTCTGAACAATTACTTGAACATAGCCAAAGTGAGATCGACGAAGAGAATGGTGACTCAGGTGACGGTTCTCAGATAGACCACGAAGAAAGTGTATCATCAGCCAGTGTCATTGATGAAAACAGTGATATCGGCTCATCTATAAATGAAGCGACTGACGATAGTTTGAATGAACGAAATGAAGCTgaggaaattcgaaaatggGCAATAAAAGAACACCTTAGTCATTCTCAATTGGATGGGCTTTTGGTGATTTTGAGGAGAAGATTGCTGCCTGAACTTCCAAAGACAGCAAAAACATTTCTACGTACATCGGCAGTGGCCTATGATATACAAGACATGGAAGATTATGATGGAAATATGGGACAATTCGTGTACTTTGGTATTGCTGAAAGGCTTCGAGCCTGTGTCAATGAAGAAGTGCACATag TTGTCCACGAACCAGACATATACGAGCCGGTGCCTGTAGCTATATACGCAGGTTCTACAAAACCAAAAAGAGTTGATGAGTTCTTGGATGAGTTCATTGAGGAAATGAACCAACTATCAGCGAATGGTATTGACATTAATGGCAGACTGtttcaagtaaaaattcaaagtttcaTATGTGATACGCCAGCTAGGTCTTTCCTCAAATGTGTTAAGGGTCATACTGGATATTATGCGTGTGAAAGGTGTACCGTGAGAGGATGCAGACCTGGCAGATCTACTGTATTTCCTGATGCGGATTGTCCTGAACGAAGTGCTGAGGACTTTAATAGACAAAGGCAGCGAGAGCATCACAATAGTGTTTCGCCATTGCTACGTTTAAGACCTGCAGTAAACTTGGTCTTGTTATTTATTCTCGATTTCTTGCACTTAGCTTGTCATGGTGTGATGaagaaacttttgaaagaCTTTTGGCTTTTAGGCAATCTCCATCTCAGACTAGGCCGCAGAAGTCGAATCGAACTGTCTCGCAGAATggagtatttaaaaattctggtAACTTCTGAATTTCAACGTAAACCACGGTCCGTAGCGTTTATAGCAAAGTGGAAGGCCACCGAGTTtagattttttctattatattgtGGAGTTGTAGTCTTGAAGGGTATTTTGAACAATAGACtatataaacattttttattatttcatgcGGCATGCAGAATTTTATGCTGCGAAGATCTAGCCCTCAGGTACAACAGGTTTGCAAAGAAGTATCTCAGAAGTTTTTTCTTAGTTATGCGCCAATATTATGGCCCAGATTCGCAAATCATGAACCTTCATAACTTAATTCATATGGCCGATGATGCTAAGAACATGAAGTGCTCCCTTACAAAGATAACTACATTTCCTTTTGAAAATGCACTCGGTCACATAAAAAAGTTAGTCCATTCGCCAAATCGACCATTGGCTCAAATCTGTCGCCGCTTGAATgagaaattttcgataaaaaatcataaagcAACTCTACCCCAGTATGTAGAGATACTCAAGGAGAATAGTGATATCCCAAATTGTAGGATGAATCACAAAGCGATATCGAAACTGAAATTCAAAGGGAAATATATACTTTCGGTCAAGGCTCCCGATAATGTAGTTCTTCTTAAAAATGGCACTATTCTCGAAATAAATCTTATGTCGTACCCTGATGACAATCTAGAAGACGTGacaattattggaaaaaaatggaaaatcaaAGAGTCGCTGTATATGTATCCGTGTGATTCGAGAGTGCTGGAAGAATGGGTGCTTGAAGACAGATCATCTGCAACTACAATTACGTGCCCTATTGATCAAATCAAACgcaaaatgataatattacgTTTGCCTGGAAGAGAGAAAACATATGGAATATCTCTATTACATTAA
- the LOC124293743 gene encoding piggyBac transposable element-derived protein 4-like yields MDDAEIVRMVDQLNLAHSDEEEIVAPRSRHPRKIYSDSEASDDSESELEGNDTEEELRDFREVTVANDSEYNPRPQFMEIAGPKHMPARNSMPRAYFDLFFTEEFLSLLRNETNRYARQFLNRINVPSGSRTTEWKATTVSEVRAFIAVLLEMGITRRPTLFSYWSTNHRQIPWFGQMFSRNRFQLVCRFFHVVDNEKLPARDNPEYDPTAKFQPVVIHANNKFKFHYSPNQHLSIDESLVGSKCRTSLIQYLPNKKHHRWGIKFWMLTDAVTHYCLSFFCYRGARDQTDKEEIKKNGLGHVVIHKLLNMGNYFMKGYHVVADNFFTSIPLARALFEKGTYLTGTIRSNRKYIPSFMKTKLQEGASKYARNNEVLLLAYREKKSQKKNVLLMSTFEKAQNKTTTIRKRNAQIQVEKPAIVAEYNKHMGGVDTSDMMLYSYLDERRAIKYWKKVVFSIFSRMVLNAYILYRHNTDGKTKTRLEFITDVIQSITTEWLALKRIAHDTPLAETSTNVPRIGVRKLPEKLERVCVVCSRKDGGPKRKSRTVCNKCNKGLHGVCISSHEC; encoded by the coding sequence ATGGATGACGCGGAAATAGTCCGAATGGTTGACCAGTTGAATCTAGCACATAGTGACGAGGAAGAAATCGTGGCACCAAGAAGTCGGCATCCACGTAAGATCTACAGTGATAGTGAAGCGAGCGATGATAGCGAATCAGAATTAGAGGGAAACGATACCGAGGAAGAGCTGAGAGATTTCCGTGAAGTTACCGTGGCCAACGACAGCGAATATAATCCTCGCCCACAATTTATGGAGATTGCTGGGCCTAAACATATGCCAGCAAGAAATTCCATGCCGAGAGCGTattttgatcttttttttacggAAGAATTTTTGAGCTTATTGAGAAATGAGACGAATCGATATGCCAGGCAGTTCCTCAATAGAATCAATGTTCCCTCAGGATCCAGAACAACAGAGTGGAAGGCAACCACAGTTTCAGAAGTAAGGGCTTTTATTGCTGTGCTCTTGGAAATGGGTATAACACGTAGACCGACACTTTTCAGTTATTGGTCAACAAACCACAGACAAATCCCATGGTTTGGCCAAATGTTCAGTCGCAACAGATTTCAATTAGTTTGTAGGTTTTTCCACGTAGTagacaatgaaaaattaccaGCACGTGATAATCCAGAATATGACCCTACAGCGAAATTTCAACCAGTCGTTATCCATGCAAACAAtaagttcaaatttcattattcgcCTAACCAACATCTGAGTATTGACGAATCATTAGTCGGCTCGAAGTGTAGAACGTCGTTGATTCAATATCTGCCAAATAAAAAGCATCACAGGTGGGGTATCAAGTTTTGGATGTTGACTGATGCAGTTACCCATTACTGCTTATCGTTCTTCTGCTATAGAGGAGCTAGGGATCAaaccgataaagaagaaataaagaagaatgGTCTTGGCCACGTCGTGATtcataaattattgaatatgGGCAATTATTTTATGAAAGGCTATCACGTGGTAGCAGACAACTTTTTTACAAGCATTCCCTTAGCAAGAGCACTGTTTGAAAAAGGGACATATCTGACTGGCACAATCCGCAGCAACAGGAAATATATTCCATCATTTATGAAGACTAAATTGCAAGAGGGCGCATCTAAGTACGCCCGAAATAATGAAGTCTTACTATTAGCGTACCGGGAAAAAAAGTCgcagaagaaaaatgttttactgaTGTCCACATTTGAGAAGGCTCAGAACAAAACGACTACAATCAGGAAAAGGAATGCACAAATACAGGTCGAAAAACCAGCAATCGTAGCTGAATATAACAAACACATGGGAGGCGTAGACACGTCAGACATGATGCTATATTCATACTTAGATGAAAGAAGAGCCAtcaaatattggaaaaaagtAGTTTTCTCCATTTTCTCCCGAATGGTGTTGAATGCCTACATATTATATCGGCACAATACAGACGGCAAAACCAAAACAAGACTGGAATTCATTACTGATGTTATCCAGTCGATAACCACTGAATGGTTGGCACTAAAGAGGATAGCACACGACACACCATTAGCGGAAACTTCAACAAATGTGCCCCGCATAGGTGTACGGAAACTGCCTGAAAAACTGGAAAGGGTTTGCGTGGTGTGCAGCAGAAAGGATGGTGGCCCAAAGAGAAAATCACGAACAGTTTGCAATAAGTGCAACAAAGGATTGCATGGAGTGTGCATTAGTAGCCACGAAtgctaa